GACATCAGATTGCCTGGATTCACATGCTGTTTCAACAAAAGTTGTATGACGTTGAACTAATTACTTAACTTCCTGTGCCctagtttcctcacctgtaaaatagaaatattattggTAACTCTTGGTTATATTGAGGATTAAACGTTAAAATAGAAAGTGGTCTGAACAGTAAACACTGAATAAACGGTGGTTAGCTGGCGAGCTAGCACCAATGCCAATGCCTTCTTTAGGGCGCCTACTGGGCTGTCTGAAGGGACTGGCAGGCAGTGTCCGTGGGTTGCAGTGCCACCCTTCAAAGCCCCTACTAGCCTCTTGTGGCTTAGACAGAGTCCTGAGGATACACAGGATCCGGAATCCACGAGGCCTGGAGCATAAGGTGGGAGCTCAAACTTTCTAGCCCTCACCCCTTGATGCTTCTATGTATTTCAGCCTGCCTGGGCCCTACAAGGTCCCTCCTCTTTTTGCAGGTTTATCTGAAGTCTCGACTGAATTGCCTCCTCTTGTCTGGCAGGGATACCTGGGAGGTGAGCAGTCTGGTCTGGGAAAGTAGGAGCTAAGGGCATGGATGTGAGGATTTCCCTATGGAAAGGAAACACAGATCTAGGACTGCTATGCCACTCAATTTCTCTCTGTGGGGTGTTAACAGTTACAATTCTGACAGGGTTATCATTGCAGAGCATGGTGACAGTGGTTTCTGGGAGATATAGGTGGTGTTGGTGCCCAGAGGAATTGATTCCCAGCTAGAGCTTCCCTGGTTTTTGACCCCTGAGCTTTCTTCCAACTCACCAGGATGAGCCCCAAGAGCCTCAAGAGATCAACAAGGTACCttcagaagacacagagacagatgAACTTTGGGCATCCTTGGAGGCAGCTGCTAAGAGGAAACTACCTGATCAGAATCAGACCCAAGGAGCTCTCCAAaccaaacagagaaaaaagaagcagcagaagTCCATTAGCCCCTGAAAACCCCGTGCCCATTTTGTAAATAAACAGCTCAACTCCCACCTTTTGTGATCTGAACCTTTTGTGATAGAAGTTAGAGGGGTGGCTTGGGGTGGGGGCTTCCTGAGCTGAGACAGTGGGATATCTGACGTCACAAAAGCGGCCCCGGAGCCAGGGAGGCTGGCGAGAGGGTAGCGCGAGTAGCACCTTGCCGCGCGGGGCCATGGGCTGCTGCCAAGACAAGGATTTTCAGACCTCGGATGATCAGGGAAAGGATGGCGGGTCGGATGAAGTTGGGGAAGGTGGGATTAGAGCTGGGGGTGCCCCGTAAGGCCCACCCAGGAGGTTGGGTCGGGTAGGGTGGGGCTAAACAGCCTCAGCCCCATAGGCGCGTCAGAAACCGATTTGGATTCCCCAGGCCGCCAGAATCCCAAGTCTAATGAAAGTCTTCTGATCACCGTGCTATGGAGGCGGCTATCTATGTTCAGTCGTCGTGGTTCCTCGCGGTCATCAAACAAGAAGCATTCAGACCAGATTCAAAGGCCGGGGTATCCAATAGAGGAGGACCAGGATGAGCCGGAGAAGGGGTGAACTCAAACCTGCTCTCCGTCCGCCCCAGCCTCCAGAGAATAAAATTTCTAACGTGGGCCTGCCCAAGCACTGATGCCTCTACAACCGGCTCTGCGGGGTTTGGGCTCTTTAAGGCTCCTCCCCTGAGGCTGGCTCAGGCCCCCCCCGGGGGGTCCGCTCTCACTCCTCAGGGGTGGGGTCACGGAGGCGGCCTAGCCAATGGGAGGGTGGAGTCGCGCTTGCGTCGGCAGGGGGCGTGTCCCGGGTCGCCGGGCTGGGAAAGGCGTGGCGTAGCCCTTCGTCACGGGGGTGGGGTTACGTGTAGGTGACGTGGCGGCTCCTAGTCTTTGGTCGGGTTTCGGCGGCTCCAGCGCCCCGGGAGGAGGCGGTGACGGCCGAAGAGGTTGTGGCAGTGGCGACGGCGGCGGCAGGCGGTAGGAAGGAGGTAGGACCCGCTCTAAGAGGGGCTTGGCCGCCGTGTCAGCTCCGGGGCAGTGGCTTCACGGGGGCGGCGACGGGCAGAGGGGGAAGGGAACCGGGGGCGAGCGGGCAAGTCCTGCCGGCCGGGCTCCTGGTGAGCGAATACCTCGCCGTCCAACCAGGAAAGCCCTGTGGAGAACGACGTCGGCATTAGCTAATCAGGGGTTGCAGTCTTCCAGAAGGCGGAACTTTGGAGGGGGTGGGACTTCCTGTTTCAAATAAACACCTAGAGGTTTCCCCCTCCGCCCACCAAAGTGTGTCCGCTCTCGGGGGTCCATCGCGGTTTCCCCTTAGGGGTTGAAGGAAATCGCGGATAGGAGAGGGCCCCGTTAGCTCCTGGGACAGTTCCACCTGCCAGGCTGGGGCCTTGGTGCCACGGGACCGGGCTCTGGCTTTCCCTCGGCTTCAGGACCTCGGCCCGCGCTCTGGCCGCTTGAGCCAAGTTGGTAGAAGAGTCTGAGAGGGTTCGCCTTGGGCCAGGAGGAAACGGGCCCTTTCCCACAGCAGGCAGGTCCCAGGATCCGCGGGTGGCCTTGAGCGCGAAAGACTGCCAAATGCAGGAAGGGCCAGAGAATTTGTTAGTTGAGGGGGGATTTGTGGGGAAGGAGGCTTCCTGGGGAATGACACTCTCCCCTTCACGACAGTCCGAGGTTATGCGACTCAATGATCCCGCGGAAACGCTACGGGTCTAAGAACACGGATCAGGGTGTCTACCTGGGTCTCTCAAAGACACAGGTCCTGTCCCCTGCAACTGCTGGCAGTAGCAGCAGCGACATCGCCCCTCTGCCCCCTCCAGTGGTCCTGGTCCCTCCCCTTCCCGACACCATGTCCTGCCGGGATCGGACACAGGAGTTCCTGTCTGCCTGCAAGTCACTGCAGAGCCGTCAGGTAAGGAGTGGGAAAGGCAAGAATGAGCCCTACTAAACCTGGTTGGGGGTATATTCCAGCacttttaagtgaaataatttttgGGGAAGCCTGATGCTGACAGGTTGGATAGGGTCCATAGGACCTACTAAGCCACAAAAAGTGGACTTGTTAATGAAAGGCAAGgacccagaccttttttttttttttaattggtaaggAATTCCCTAGAGAGTAGGATTGTTATTCTAGAAGGAATACCTCGGATAAAGGTGACTAAGGTATTTGAATAATGAACAAGTTCTAGAAAGAGCTTTCAGTTGAGACACATGCACCTTGGATTCTAATTCTAGTGTACTACACAAGTTTGCTCTGCCACCATGGGAACCTAGTTAATCCAGTTGGGCCTCAGTTTTTCTATGTGTATAGTAGAGGGTCAGGGAAAGGAAAGAACTCTTTTAGATCAGTAATTTTTTACCAAAATCACTTTggagggttttgttttggtttgttggtgttactggtgattgaacccagggccttgtacatgccaggAACACACTCTGCTATTCAGTTACATCCCTCcccctttttgaattttattttgagacagggtctctaagttTCTGGGGCTgcccttgaactcatgatcctcctgcctcagcttctggagtagcCAGGATTATAGTAattgggaatacaggcatgtgctaccttGTCCAGCTAGAGTTTTGTTTCAGTAAAGACTTTGTGAATCCAAGTGAGTCCTGAGTAACTTGttaaaatttttggtactggggattgaatccacaggTGCTTTACCaaagagctacatccctagccctttttgttttttattttgagttacttacgacctcactaagttgctgaggctggcctggaaattgtgatcctcttgcctcagcttcctgagttgctgggattacaggcataaccCACTGTGCCCAGACTGAGtataactgtattttaaaatacttttaaatttcagCTTTTGTTAACAATTGTTCTCCAAGAATTTTGTGATCTCTAGGAACTTTCTAGTTTCCTCATTGATTCCCTGATTCCAAGGTTAGAGTGGCTGTACTAGccaatttttttcccaataacAAACTGATTTTAATATCTGAAGTATCAGGTGCAGCATGAGCACTTGGTGACTCATAAAATGTTGCTGTCACTATTTTGCTAGTAGTTTCTGTTCCCTTTCCATTTACTGACCCAATTAACTGAATGGGTCTTTGACAGTGTTTCATGTTGACTTTCATTCATAGCTTTTAGCTTTCTTACTCTCtcccaaattttttttatatttatatttttattttttttatatatttttttaaacaatacctttatttatttatttatttttaattggtgctgaggactgaactcagtgccttgtatgtgctaagcaagcgctctacccctgagccacaaccacagcccctatattttttattttttttagttttcggcagacacaactgtttgtatgtggtactgaggatcgaacctgggccacaagcatgccaggcgagcgcgctaccacttgagccacatccccagccctctcccaaatttttttaatgtttacaatGTATTAAATAGTTGGCTATAGTACTTTATGGCCCTTATGTTAACTAATCTTAATAGTAATAAGAGGTAGTTAGGTTGTCTTCATTTTGTAGAAGAGGAAATAGAGATTCAAAATAAGTAACTTACCATAAATCTTTCAGTTCCTAAGTGGTGAAGTCagcatttgaacccaggtctgctTGTCTTCTTTTCGGCTAAAATACCACTGATAAATATGAATTATCTGATGGTAGATACCTCTAGTACTAGAAAGAGTTTATTGGACATGTGAACAGTGAAAGCTGCAAATATGTAGTGGGGAGCTAAGTTGTCACCTCTTGGCATTGCTTTTCAGAATGGAATCCAAACAAATAAGCCGGCTCTGCGTGCTGCCCGACAACGCAGTGAATTTACCCTCATGGCCAAGTGAGTTGAGATAAGATTTGTGGTGGGGTGATATCATGTCCAAGGAAGAAGTAAGCATGCAGACTGGTCACTTGGCCATGAGGGCTGGGATTGGTTTTGTTAGAACTAATGTGGAAATAGCCTATTTCCTGCCTTTTCCACGGTGTTCTCACTAGTGATTGTTTGCAGGCGCATTGGGAAAGACCTCAGCAACACATTTGCCAAGCTGGAGAAGCTGACAATCTGTAAGTGTTTTGGGATCTTTCAGAGGTGGGGCAGTGAACCAGAGTGGGTGCACCCTGAGCTTTGtctttttctgtgtttgtgtgctttgtggtgctagggattgaacccagtgtcttgcatGTGCTCTGCCAGTAAGCTAATCTCCAGCCTTTTAACTCATCTGTTGTAATTTCCTGTTGTCTCTGCAGTGGCAAAGCGCAAGTCCCTTTTTGATGATAAAGCAGTGGAAATTGAAGAGCTAACATATATCATCAAACAGGTGAGCTGCTAGTTATCAGGAGAgccagcattctttttttttttttttttaaatatttatttatttattagttattggtggacacaacatctttgtttgtatgtggtgctggaggatcgaatctgggcgagcgcgctactgcttgagccacatccccagcctgagccaGCATTCTAATTAGATCACTTTCATCATTTTCCATTGACATAGAGGCCCAGAGCAAGTTTCTAGAGCCAGCCCTAAACATCTGTTCTCCCATTTAGTCAGTAAATGCTTACTGATTATCTACCAAGCACTATACTAGGCTCTGGTGACACAGACATGAGGCAAAGTTCTTACTTTCAAGGACTTACTACACAAAAGAGTGATCCAGCTCCATGATCTATACTTACAGTGAGTAGgaatgaatgataaagaaaagatCTTACAAAAAGATGATTGACACAGTAGGGGGTACTGGGAAAGATTGATAGACTAGAGGGTGAAATCTGAGCTGAATTCAAGGGTGGTGTAAAGGTAATAGGAGGACATTCCAGGAAGATGAAGCTATGCAGAGGTGTGGCTAATAAAAGGAAAAgtctgggctggagatatagctcagaggtagagagcttgcctggcatgtgtgagacttGGGCTTCCATTCCCaatactgtaaaaagaaaaaaaaaaaacaagtctcaGATATCACCTGCTCAGGGAGGCCTATCCCAATCATAGTGTttgtcccccctccccctttggttttggaattgaacccaggggtgcttaaccactgagctacatccccgtcCCACCccatctccctttttttttttcaattttgagacagggtcgtgctaagttgctgagactggctttgaacttttgatcctcctgcctcagtctcctgagttgctgggattataggcatgtgctaccacacttGGCAATCGTGGTGTTTAATGCTCCATCAGCCCAAACTCCTATCCTCCTTACTctgctctatttcttttttcataatatttgaaCTTTCTAACATTCTCtctaattatcttatttttatttattgtttattccttcctcctttctcctttcccacaTTCCACCTctcaataaaaagagagaaaagatacaTGAACACTGCAataccaggttttttttttttttccttgttcacAGATGTACCCCAAGGGCTTATAAGTGTCTAGCATCTAGTAGGCACTGATTGAATAAGTGATTCGCAGGAGACTGGAAAGATAGTTTGGTGACTCCTTATGAAGAATAATGTGTGCTATGCTAAGGGCTGTGGAATCATCTTGAATGCTGTGGGCTACAAGTGGAGTCTGACTTGGAACATGGACAGGGCCGAGACTAGGAAGGAGGCTGCTTTGATTGTCCTGaataaagatgatgatgatgatgacagagGCCAAAGGGCATACCTATTCAAGAGATACCATGCTGGTGGAAAAAAGAGAGTTCCTCTAACTATTGGGGTTTTATTGTTTATGCATTTAAGAAGCAGCCTACTAGGTTTAGAAGGGCTTGAATTCAAATAAGTCTACAGTTTAGATTGTGACTTGGGTACCTcctaacttctctgagctttagTTCCCTTATCAGTAAggaggagatgatgatgatgccTACCTCACAGTCCTCTTTAAGGTtcatttgtgggctggggatgtggctcaagcagtagcgcgctcgcctggcatgtgtgcggcccgggttcgatcctcagcaccacatataaacaaagatgttgtgtccaccgataactaaaaagtaaatattaaaattctctctctctctctccttctccctctctcactctctctttaaaaaaaaaaatagaaaaggttcATTTGTTTCCTTTAATTACTAACATAGTTGAGTGACTTTCAGGGCTATGACTACTGTACCTAGGGGGATTCCTATAGGCTAGTCTGGCTGAAGAAGGGACATTTAGACCCAAATATGAAGGAAAGTTCATCCAAAGATCTGGTGGGAACATATTCCAGAAAGTGGGAATGTAGTTTATAAAGTGGGAACAGCAAAGGGAAAAGATCCAAAGTGTGGGTAACCTTGAGGCACAAAGGGAAAAGGTCCAGAGTGTGGCTACAGCCCAGCAGGTGAGGAGACTAGATGGTGGCAGGGGCTAGACCAGAGAGCCTGTACAAGCCAACTAAGGAGATGGGTTGTATTCTAAATTTAGTGGTAAGCTCCTGGGAGATtggtatttttggttttgtttgtttttttggtactaggaattgcaGACAAATGCCTTAGCACTGTGCTATACCACCAACCCTTGAGTTTTAGTTTAGAAGATGAGTggccaggggctggagatgtggctcaagcggtagcgcgcttgcctggcatgcatgcggcctgggtttgatcctcagcaccacatacaaacaaagatgttgtgtccgccgaaaactaaaaaataaaatattaaaattaaaaaaaaagaagaagatgagtGGACACTGTATAGGGATTGTTTTTCAGGAAGGTAAACTAGAAAAAGGATTGTCACTTAGGAGACTCTTGGAGATTTTTTTAGAAAGGAAAGGAACATAGTTTAGACTAGGGTGGCTGCAGTAAAGAAGTAGAAATGTGGACAGATTCAGAGTGAATATTGGaaccatacatttatttttatttatttatttttaagattttttagttttaggtggacacaatatctttatttatatgtagtgccgaggatcgaacccagtgcctcacacataccgggcgagtgctctaccactgagccacacccccagctccatagatttattcatttatttttattttgagaaagtgtcttactaaggtgct
This portion of the Ictidomys tridecemlineatus isolate mIctTri1 chromosome 4, mIctTri1.hap1, whole genome shotgun sequence genome encodes:
- the Wdr74 gene encoding WD repeat-containing protein 74 isoform X3 — protein: MRQDPARPHIVATGGKENALKVWDLQGSEEPVFRAKNVRNDWLDLRVPIWDQDIQFLPGSQKLITCTGYHQVRVYDPASPQRRPVLETTYGEYPLTAMTLTPGDNSVIVGNTHGQLAEIDFRQGRLLGCLKGLAGSVRGLQCHPSKPLLASCGLDRVLRIHRIRNPRGLEHKVYLKSRLNCLLLSGRDTWEDEPQEPQEINKVPSEDTETDELWASLEAAAKRKLPDQNQTQGALQTKQRKKKQQKSISP
- the Tex54 gene encoding testis-expressed protein 54 → MGCCQDKDFQTSDDQGKDGGSDEVGEETDLDSPGRQNPKSNESLLITVLWRRLSMFSRRGSSRSSNKKHSDQIQRPGYPIEEDQDEPEKG